A part of Pseudoliparis swirei isolate HS2019 ecotype Mariana Trench chromosome 8, NWPU_hadal_v1, whole genome shotgun sequence genomic DNA contains:
- the aqp4 gene encoding aquaporin-4 isoform X2 codes for MQSRGTMCGSCSCDRPALAPPAAFLRFFSPSNCPSIMVAFKGVWTKDFWRAVSGEYLATLIFVLLGLGSTIDWSAGEETPRPADLVLISLCFGLSIATMVQCFGHISGGHINPAVTAAMVVTRKLSLAKAVFYVVAQCMGAITGAMILYIITPAAVRGSFGVTTVNSNISVGYGLLVEILITFELVFTIFATSDPKRTDLGGSASLSIGFAVAIGHLFAIPYTGASMNPARSFGPAVVTLNFENHWVYWVGPMLGAILAAALYEYLYCPDPEMKKRLQQVFQKDPSGKYREVETEDIDIKPGFIHSIDLERAEKKGPFKDSAGEVLSSV; via the exons ATGCAATCCCGGGGCACAATGTGTGGATCATGTTCGTGTGACAGACCTGCTCTCGCACCGCCTGCTGCTTTCCT GAGGTTCTTCTCCCCGTCTAACTGTCCGAGCATAATGGTGGCATTTAAAGGCGTCTGGACCAAGGACTTCTGGAGGGCTGTGTCTGGAGAATACCTGGCCACTCTGATCTTTGTCCTTCTCGGTCTGGGCTCCACCATCGACTGGAGTGCGGGCGAGGAGACGCCTCGCCCGGCTGACCTCGTCCTTATCTCCCTGTGCTTTGGGCTGAGCATCGCCACCATGGTGCAGTGTTTTGGTCATATCAGCGGTGGACACATTAACCCCGCGGTCACCGCAGCTATGGTTGTGACTAGAAAGCTGAGCCTGGCTAAGGCCGTGTTCTATGTGGTGGCTCAGTGCATGGGAGCTATAACAGGAGCCATGATCCTCTACATCATCACACCTGCCGCTGTCAGAGGGTCCTTCGGTGTCACCACG GTGAACTCCAAc atctctgTGGGGTACGGGCTGCTCGTGGAGATCCTCATCACCTTCGAACTGGTCTTCACCATCTTCGCCACCAGTGATCCCAAACGCACGGACCTCGGAGGCTCTGCCAGCCTCTCAATCGGCTTTGCTGTAGCTATCGGCCACTTATTTGCA ATCCCTTACACAGGAGCCAGCATGAACCCTGCGCGATCCTTTGGGCCTGCTGTGGTCACACTTAACTTCGAGAACCACTGG GTGTACTGGGTGGGACCCATGCTGGGGGCCATCCTCGCTGCTGCCCTGTATGAGTACCTGTACTGCCCTGACCCTGAGATGAAGAAGCGGCTGCAGCAGGTCTTCCAGAAGGACCCGTCGGGGAAATACCGGGAGGTGGAGACAGAGGACATTGACATCAAGCCGGGATTCATCCACAGCATCGATCTGGAGAGGGCCGAGAAAAAGGGTCCTTTCAAGGACTCGGCGGGAGAAGTGCTGTCTTCAGTATGA
- the aqp4 gene encoding aquaporin-4 isoform X1, which produces MNENTSHTAGTGRGRARDCIWRFFSPSNCPSIMVAFKGVWTKDFWRAVSGEYLATLIFVLLGLGSTIDWSAGEETPRPADLVLISLCFGLSIATMVQCFGHISGGHINPAVTAAMVVTRKLSLAKAVFYVVAQCMGAITGAMILYIITPAAVRGSFGVTTVNSNISLGYGLLVEILITFELVFTIFATSDPKRTDLGGSASLSIGFAVAIGHLFAIPYTGASMNPARSFGPAVVTLNFENHWVYWVGPMLGAILAAALYEYLYCPDPEMKKRLQQVFQKDPSGKYREVETEDIDIKPGFIHSIDLERAEKKGPFKDSAGEVLSSV; this is translated from the exons ATGAATGAGAACACATCACACACGGCGgggacagggagagggagagcacgTGATTGCATTTG GAGGTTCTTCTCCCCGTCTAACTGTCCGAGCATAATGGTGGCATTTAAAGGCGTCTGGACCAAGGACTTCTGGAGGGCTGTGTCTGGAGAATACCTGGCCACTCTGATCTTTGTCCTTCTCGGTCTGGGCTCCACCATCGACTGGAGTGCGGGCGAGGAGACGCCTCGCCCGGCTGACCTCGTCCTTATCTCCCTGTGCTTTGGGCTGAGCATCGCCACCATGGTGCAGTGTTTTGGTCATATCAGCGGTGGACACATTAACCCCGCGGTCACCGCAGCTATGGTTGTGACTAGAAAGCTGAGCCTGGCTAAGGCCGTGTTCTATGTGGTGGCTCAGTGCATGGGAGCTATAACAGGAGCCATGATCCTCTACATCATCACACCTGCCGCTGTCAGAGGGTCCTTCGGTGTCACCACG GTGAACTCCAAcatctctc TGGGGTACGGGCTGCTCGTGGAGATCCTCATCACCTTCGAACTGGTCTTCACCATCTTCGCCACCAGTGATCCCAAACGCACGGACCTCGGAGGCTCTGCCAGCCTCTCAATCGGCTTTGCTGTAGCTATCGGCCACTTATTTGCA ATCCCTTACACAGGAGCCAGCATGAACCCTGCGCGATCCTTTGGGCCTGCTGTGGTCACACTTAACTTCGAGAACCACTGG GTGTACTGGGTGGGACCCATGCTGGGGGCCATCCTCGCTGCTGCCCTGTATGAGTACCTGTACTGCCCTGACCCTGAGATGAAGAAGCGGCTGCAGCAGGTCTTCCAGAAGGACCCGTCGGGGAAATACCGGGAGGTGGAGACAGAGGACATTGACATCAAGCCGGGATTCATCCACAGCATCGATCTGGAGAGGGCCGAGAAAAAGGGTCCTTTCAAGGACTCGGCGGGAGAAGTGCTGTCTTCAGTATGA